The Herpetosiphonaceae bacterium genome segment AGCCGCCACCTCGACGGCGTGATTATGTTCTCAGGCGACATCGACGATCCGATTCTGCCCCTGCTGATCAAGGACAAGACGCCGCTGGTGCTGATTGGAAGTCATCCGTATTTTCAAAACCTGAGCTGGGTGACGACCGCGCAGCGCGAAGGCGGGCGGCGCGCGGTGGCGCATCTGATCGGCTTGGGCCATCGCCGCGTCGCAACGATCACCGGGCCGCTGCACACCGTTGCCGGAATGGATCGACGCGACGGCTACAAGCAGAGCTTGCTGGAAGCGGGCCTGCCGATCCGCGCCGAGCATATGGTCGAGGGCGACTGGACCTGGCAAGGCGGCTTCGACGCCATGCGGCGGCTGCTGAGCCTGCCGGAGCCGCCGACCGCTGTATTCGTCGCGAGTGATACGATGGCGACGGGCGCGATGCACGCGATAGCCCAGGCCGGACGCGCGATTCCATCCGACATCGCGCTTGTCTCCTTCGACGATCTTCCATCAGCATCCTTTGCCAACCCGCCGCTGTCCACGATTCGGCAGCCGATCGCCGAGATGAGCAGGATCGCCGTGAAGCTGCTGGTCGATCAGATCGAGCGCGGAGAAGTGCGCTACGAGCACATCTGTCTCCCCAACGAGCTGATTGTGCGGGGATCGTGCGGCAGTACACAATCATCGTTTTCGGCTACTTTTGGGAGCGTTCCCAGCGCGGAATAACAGGAGCGACGCAGCGGCCTGCACCAGCCTTCGGCAGAATCGCAGCTTGCGGACGCAGGCTATACTAACGCAAGCACAACAGGCCGCATCGCTCCCGTGAATCATAGCCTGAGTCGAGCACTGATTGGAGCAGCTACGCCCGCAGTGCTGAGGAAAGGAGGTCTAGCGCGCAACGTTGTCGCCACCGTTTCCGTTCGTCGGTCGTTTCCATAAGACCATGGAGGCTCGAAGATGAACCCTATTCGCGTGAAACGCCGTCCTACACTCCACCTGCTCCTACCACTGCTGACGATCCTGGCGCTGATTCTGGCGGCCTGCGGTGGCACGCCCAACGCCGGAGAGACTCAGCAGCCAGCGGCGTCTAGCCCAGCCGCCTCAAGTAGTGCCGCTCCATCCGCAGAACCCGCTGCCAGCGCATCGCCGGCAGGCAGCCCCGCCGCCGCCCCGACAGGCGACTCGAAGGGCATTATGACGGTTTCGACGCAGCAGCAGCCCACGTGGGTACGCAACTTCAACCCCTTCAGCAACGCCTTTCTCTTCCCGACCGTCCACGGCATTTACGAGCCATTGATGATCTACAACGTCGTCAAGGGCGAGCTTACCCCGTGGCTGGCGACGGAGTATGCCTGGAGCGATGATAACAAGAAGCTGACCTTCAAGCTGCGCGATGACGTGCAGTGGTCGGATGGGCAGCCGTTTACGGCCAAAGATGTCGTCTTTACCTTCAACCTGCTCCAGAAAACCAGCGGCCTGATCGGCTCCGGCGCGGTCGCGATGAACGGCGATACCGCCTACGTCGAGAGCGTCAACGCGCCCGACGATCAGACCGTCGAGTTCAACTTCAAGCAGGTCTTTACGCCGGGCCTGTACGACATCGCCAACCAGGACATCGTGCCTGAGCACATCTGGAAAGACGTACCAGATGCTACCAAGTTCACCAACGACAAGCCGGTCGGCACCGGGCCGTTCACCGAAGTCACCGTCTTCCAGAACCAGATCTATCAGGTCGAGAAGAATCCGAACTACTGGCAGGAGGGCAAGCCCTACATCCAGGGATTCCGCATGCCGGCCTATCCGGGGAACGAGCAGGCGAACCTGGCGACGATCAACGGCGAGAACGATTACGCGGCCAACTTCATCCCCGACATCGAGAAGACGTACGTTGCCAAGAACCCGCAGACCAACGGCTACTGGTTCCCGCCGGTCGGCGCGACGGTGATGCTCTACCTCAACACGAGCAAGCCGCCGTTTGATAATGCCGATGTGCGCAAGGCGATCAGCATGGCGCTCAACCGCGAGCAGATCGTCAAGGTTGCGATGTACGACTACACCAAGCCTGCTGATCCGACCGGCCTGAGTGAGGCGTACCCGAACTTCAAGCTCAAGGACGCGGCGACGATCGCCAACTGGACCACCTTGAATGTCGATGAGGCCAACAAGATGCTCGACGCAGCCGGTCTTGCGCGGGGCGCTGGCGGCACGCGCATGAAGCCGGACGGCACGCCGATGCAGTACGAGATCAACGTCGTCTCCGGCTGGTCCGACTGGGTTTCGGCGGTGCAGATTATGGCCCAAAACCTCAAGGCCGTTGGCATCGAGGCGACCGTCAAGACCTACGACTTCACCGCCTGGATCGATCGGGTGCAGAAGGGCGAGTTCGACATGTCGATCGGCTGGAGCACCGGCGGCGCGACGCCGTTCAACTACTATCGCGGGCAGATGTCGGCGAGCACGAAAAAGGCCATCGGCGAGATCGGCGGCGAGAACTGGCACCGCTACGCCAGCCCGAAGGCCGACGAGCTGCTGACCAAGTTCGCCAGCACCGCCGACGAGGCCGAGCAGAAGCAGCTCGCAGAAGAGCTTCAGAAGACCTTTGCGGCAGAAGCTCCGGCGATTCCGCTCTTCCCCGGACCGAGCTGGTACGAGTACAACACCACCCGCTTCGACGGATTCCCGACCAAGGATAATCCGTACGCGGTCGGCTCGTTCTTCCATCAGAGTACGCCTGAGCAGTTGATCGTGATGACCACGGTCAAGCCCAAGTAGGCCGGAGAGTCTGGGGCGGGAACCAGGGGAACCAGGAACCAGGGACAGGAAACACGCAGCTCGGACCTTGGAACTTCCCGATCCCTTACCCCGCCCCATGATCCCCGGACTCAGAGATCGGAACTCGAAACTCGGAATTTGGCAGCGCGAAGGAGTGCGACGATGCGATTCATCCTCCGCCGACTAGGATTTTACCTTCTGGCTGCGTGGGCCTCGCTCACGATCAACTTCTTTCTGCCGCGTCTGATTCCCGGCGATCCGGCCTCGACGATCATCGCAGGCTCGCGCGGCCAGCTTCGTCCGGAGCAGATCCAGCAGTTGCGCGAGGCGCTTGGCCTCAGCGACGCGCCGCTGATCCAGCAATACTTTGTGTATCTCTCGCATGTGCTGCGCGGCGATTTCGGTATCTCGTTCTCATCGTTTCCGTCGCCCGTCACCTCGGTGATTAGCACGGGCCTGATCTGGACGGTGCTGCTGGGCGGCACCGCGCTGATGATCAGCTTTCTGATTGGCAACCTGATCGGGATCATCGGCTCGTGGCGACGTGGAGGGCTGCTGGATAGCACGCTGCCGCCGCTGCTGGTGTTGATCGGCGCCTTCCCGCCGTTCTTCCTCGCGCTGATGGCGCTCTTCTTCCTCGGCCTGCGTATGGGCTGGTTCCCGCTGCGCCACGCCTACAGCGATGCGCTCGCGCCGGGCTGGAATCTCGCGTTTGTCGGCAGCGTGGCGCGACATATGCTGCTCCCGGCATTGACGATCGTGATGGTTTCGATCGGCGGCTGGGTGCTAGGGATGCGCAACACGATGATCGGCGTGCTGGCCGAGGACTACATCACCATGGCCGAGGCCAAGGGCCTGTCGCAGCGTGAGATTATGTTTAGATACGCCGCGCGGAACGCACTGCTGCCGAGCGTCACCGCGTTTGGCATGGCGCTGGGCTTTGTGCTGAGCGGGCAGATCCTGATCGAAACGATCTTTTCGTATCCGGGCCTGGGCTACCTGCTCGTCAAATCCGTGTCCAGCCTGGACTATCCGCTGATGCAGGGCCTCTTCTTGATGATCACGCTGGCCGTCCTCGCGGCCAACTTCATCGTCGATGTGGTCTACACGCGGCTCGATCCGCGCGTCCGCGCAGGTTAGGGGGAGTGCAATGCAAGCTCAAGATCGACATATCGAGGTTCAGCCCACGCCTGCCGGGCAAATCACGCCGGTACCGACCGCCGCGCCGCCAAGCCGTCGGGGCTTTGCATGGCTTGGCCGTCTCCTGCGCAATCCAAAGGCTGCGTTTGGCGGCGGCATCGTGCTCTTCTTTATTCTGATCGCGGTTTTCGCGCCGATCGTCGCGCCCGGCGATCCAACCGAGTTTGTGGATCGGCCCCACCTGCCGCCCTCGACCGAGCACATCTTCGGCACCGAAGGCCAGGGCAAGGATGTCTTCCGGCAGACCGTGTGGGGCGCGCGCGTTTCGCTGACGATCGGCTTCGCCACGGGCCTGGTGACGACGCTCGTCGGCGTAGTGATCGGCATGACCGCCGGATACTTCCGTGGCCGCGTGGACGATGT includes the following:
- a CDS encoding ABC transporter permease; translation: MRFILRRLGFYLLAAWASLTINFFLPRLIPGDPASTIIAGSRGQLRPEQIQQLREALGLSDAPLIQQYFVYLSHVLRGDFGISFSSFPSPVTSVISTGLIWTVLLGGTALMISFLIGNLIGIIGSWRRGGLLDSTLPPLLVLIGAFPPFFLALMALFFLGLRMGWFPLRHAYSDALAPGWNLAFVGSVARHMLLPALTIVMVSIGGWVLGMRNTMIGVLAEDYITMAEAKGLSQREIMFRYAARNALLPSVTAFGMALGFVLSGQILIETIFSYPGLGYLLVKSVSSLDYPLMQGLFLMITLAVLAANFIVDVVYTRLDPRVRAG
- a CDS encoding ABC transporter substrate-binding protein; translation: MNPIRVKRRPTLHLLLPLLTILALILAACGGTPNAGETQQPAASSPAASSSAAPSAEPAASASPAGSPAAAPTGDSKGIMTVSTQQQPTWVRNFNPFSNAFLFPTVHGIYEPLMIYNVVKGELTPWLATEYAWSDDNKKLTFKLRDDVQWSDGQPFTAKDVVFTFNLLQKTSGLIGSGAVAMNGDTAYVESVNAPDDQTVEFNFKQVFTPGLYDIANQDIVPEHIWKDVPDATKFTNDKPVGTGPFTEVTVFQNQIYQVEKNPNYWQEGKPYIQGFRMPAYPGNEQANLATINGENDYAANFIPDIEKTYVAKNPQTNGYWFPPVGATVMLYLNTSKPPFDNADVRKAISMALNREQIVKVAMYDYTKPADPTGLSEAYPNFKLKDAATIANWTTLNVDEANKMLDAAGLARGAGGTRMKPDGTPMQYEINVVSGWSDWVSAVQIMAQNLKAVGIEATVKTYDFTAWIDRVQKGEFDMSIGWSTGGATPFNYYRGQMSASTKKAIGEIGGENWHRYASPKADELLTKFASTADEAEQKQLAEELQKTFAAEAPAIPLFPGPSWYEYNTTRFDGFPTKDNPYAVGSFFHQSTPEQLIVMTTVKPK
- a CDS encoding LacI family DNA-binding transcriptional regulator, which gives rise to MAALTIEQIAKLAQISPTTVSRVLNNHPNVRPAVRERVLQVIHEQGYVPRAAAQSLAKRRTQVIGLLIPVGGTDNFTDPFFGPLIQEITVASTRAGYFVVLSMITPDMERGFYERVLRSRHLDGVIMFSGDIDDPILPLLIKDKTPLVLIGSHPYFQNLSWVTTAQREGGRRAVAHLIGLGHRRVATITGPLHTVAGMDRRDGYKQSLLEAGLPIRAEHMVEGDWTWQGGFDAMRRLLSLPEPPTAVFVASDTMATGAMHAIAQAGRAIPSDIALVSFDDLPSASFANPPLSTIRQPIAEMSRIAVKLLVDQIERGEVRYEHICLPNELIVRGSCGSTQSSFSATFGSVPSAE